In Edaphobacter paludis, a single window of DNA contains:
- a CDS encoding agmatine deiminase family protein, which produces MTMDTSTTKPAEQNYRMPAEWAPHAATWIAWPHNAEDWPGKFQPIPWVYAEIVRYLSGVEEVHILVNDLPAERRTTGLLQRAGANMARLHFHHWPTDRVWLRDSGPIFVKNPRGELAITDWKFNAWAKYDNWHRDDQIPQHVAKHYDMPQFKPETVSNGKPHRLVLEGGSIDTNGAGILLTTEECLLSEIQQRNPGLGSEEDTRKHLEQAFHDYLGIEKTIWLHRGCAGDDTHGHVDDITRFVGENTILTAVEPNTHDENHLPLAENRDRLRSARNLSGKPFEIVELPMPAPVIFEGQRLPASYANFYIANNLVLVPTFNDPNDRHALNTIASCFPDRNIVGIHAVDLVWGLGTLHCLSQQEPA; this is translated from the coding sequence ATGGACACCAGCACAACGAAGCCAGCCGAACAGAACTACCGCATGCCCGCAGAGTGGGCTCCCCACGCCGCCACCTGGATCGCGTGGCCGCATAACGCCGAAGACTGGCCAGGAAAATTCCAACCCATCCCCTGGGTCTACGCCGAAATCGTTCGTTACCTCTCTGGAGTCGAGGAGGTCCATATCCTCGTCAACGACCTCCCCGCCGAGCGGCGGACCACCGGTCTGCTCCAGCGCGCGGGAGCCAACATGGCCCGACTCCACTTCCACCACTGGCCCACCGACCGCGTCTGGCTCCGCGACTCCGGCCCCATCTTTGTAAAAAACCCCAGGGGAGAACTAGCCATCACCGACTGGAAATTCAATGCCTGGGCGAAATACGACAACTGGCATCGCGACGACCAGATTCCCCAACACGTAGCCAAACACTACGACATGCCCCAGTTCAAGCCCGAGACGGTGTCGAACGGCAAGCCTCACCGCCTCGTCCTCGAAGGCGGCAGCATCGACACCAACGGCGCAGGAATCCTGCTCACCACCGAAGAGTGCCTGCTCTCCGAGATCCAGCAGCGCAATCCCGGTCTCGGCAGCGAAGAGGATACCCGCAAACATCTCGAACAGGCCTTTCACGATTACCTCGGCATCGAAAAGACCATCTGGCTGCATCGCGGCTGCGCCGGAGACGACACGCACGGCCACGTCGACGACATCACCCGCTTCGTAGGCGAGAACACGATCCTCACCGCCGTCGAACCCAACACCCACGATGAAAACCATCTCCCCCTCGCCGAGAATCGAGATCGCCTGCGCTCCGCCCGCAATCTGAGCGGCAAGCCCTTCGAGATCGTCGAACTCCCCATGCCCGCGCCAGTCATCTTCGAAGGCCAGCGCCTCCCCGCCAGCTACGCGAACTTCTACATCGCCAACAATCTCGTCCTCGTCCCCACCTTCAACGACCCCAACGACCGCCACGCCCTCAACACCATCGCCTCCTGCTTCCCCGACCGCAACATCGTAGGAATCCACGCCGTCGATCTCGTCTGGGGCCTCGGCACGCTCCACTGCCTCTCTCAACAGGAGCCTGCATGA
- a CDS encoding glucose 1-dehydrogenase, producing MSGRLAGKVAVISGSGSGIGQAIAIRFASEGATVVINDLKPEGANETKAKAEAAGGKAITVLGDVTKTADTHNLIEETYKQLGRCDILVNNAGIEIGADFWDVTEKDYDAVLNVNLKGAFFLTQAFVRRLREAKQPGRVINVSSVHEDMVFPHFASYCAAKGGMRMLMRNLAVELGPLGITVNNIAPGAVITPMNANLLNNKEQLNALLANIPLGRMGTVDDVSAVALFLASEDGAYVTGSTYFTDGGLIRNYHEQ from the coding sequence ATGTCAGGTCGTCTCGCAGGCAAAGTTGCCGTCATCAGTGGATCAGGTTCAGGCATTGGGCAGGCCATCGCCATTCGTTTCGCCAGCGAAGGAGCAACAGTAGTCATCAACGATCTCAAGCCAGAAGGCGCGAATGAGACCAAGGCCAAGGCCGAAGCCGCTGGCGGAAAAGCCATCACAGTCCTGGGCGACGTCACCAAGACCGCCGACACGCACAATCTCATCGAAGAGACCTACAAACAGCTTGGCCGTTGCGACATCCTCGTCAACAACGCTGGCATCGAGATCGGTGCTGACTTCTGGGACGTCACCGAGAAGGACTACGACGCCGTTCTCAACGTCAATCTCAAGGGTGCTTTCTTTCTCACTCAGGCCTTTGTCCGCCGCCTACGCGAGGCCAAGCAGCCCGGCCGCGTCATTAATGTCAGCTCTGTGCACGAAGATATGGTCTTCCCTCACTTCGCCAGCTACTGCGCTGCCAAAGGTGGAATGCGTATGTTAATGCGCAACCTAGCCGTCGAACTCGGTCCCCTCGGCATCACGGTCAACAACATTGCTCCCGGCGCAGTCATTACACCCATGAACGCCAACCTGCTCAACAACAAGGAGCAGCTCAACGCTCTGCTCGCCAACATTCCGCTGGGCCGCATGGGCACAGTCGACGACGTATCTGCGGTAGCTCTCTTCCTCGCCTCTGAGGATGGAGCCTACGTCACCGGCTCCACCTACTTCACCGACGGCGGCCTCATTCGCAACTACCACGAACAGTAA
- a CDS encoding glutaredoxin family protein, whose translation MELTVYSASWCRDCREAKRFLAQHNIPFTEIDIEETPGAADEVLENVGKRAIPQFVLDGKWIQPYRPGRGFLHAEMAELFGVSNS comes from the coding sequence ATGGAATTGACTGTCTACTCAGCCTCATGGTGCCGCGACTGCCGCGAGGCCAAGCGCTTCCTCGCCCAACACAACATTCCCTTCACCGAGATCGACATCGAGGAGACCCCCGGCGCCGCCGACGAGGTCCTCGAAAATGTAGGCAAGCGCGCCATCCCGCAGTTCGTTCTCGACGGCAAATGGATACAGCCTTATCGCCCCGGCCGCGGCTTCCTCCATGCCGAGATGGCAGAGCTCTTCGGCGTCAGCAACTCGTAA
- a CDS encoding SDR family oxidoreductase: MPPTALIAGVTGIVGNNLATHLTSKGWQVLGLARHPSSDLDGVQPIAADLLDAASVQSALSGLQPTHVFLTTWLRQSTEAENIRVNSSMVRNLLDAVSPAKSVQHVALVTGLKHYLGPFEAYGKGKLPATPFREEQGRLDIENFYYAQEDEVFAAAARDHFTWSIHRPHTIIGYALGNAMNMGVTLAVYATICRETGLPFLFPGSAAQWISLTDMTDARLLARHLLWACTTPAGRDQAFNVVNGDVFRWSWMWSRLAEWFGISPAPFSPEITPLEQQLADAAPLWRRIAQANNLLEPDLSKLISPWHTDADLGRPIEVVTDMSKSRKLGFLDYQATDDSFFDLFTTLRQRRIIP; encoded by the coding sequence ATGCCACCCACCGCACTCATCGCAGGAGTCACCGGAATCGTCGGCAACAACCTGGCGACGCATCTTACCTCCAAAGGATGGCAGGTGCTCGGTCTCGCTCGCCACCCCTCCTCTGATTTGGATGGGGTACAACCCATCGCTGCCGACCTCCTTGATGCTGCTTCCGTCCAATCCGCGCTGTCAGGCCTCCAGCCTACCCACGTCTTTCTGACTACTTGGCTTCGTCAATCCACCGAGGCCGAAAATATCCGCGTCAACTCCTCCATGGTGCGCAACCTGCTCGACGCCGTCTCACCCGCCAAGTCAGTCCAACACGTCGCTTTGGTCACTGGCCTCAAGCACTACCTCGGTCCCTTCGAGGCCTACGGCAAAGGCAAGCTGCCTGCCACGCCCTTCCGCGAGGAGCAGGGCCGTCTCGACATCGAGAACTTCTATTACGCACAGGAAGATGAAGTCTTCGCAGCGGCAGCGCGGGACCACTTCACCTGGAGCATCCACCGTCCTCACACAATCATCGGCTACGCCCTGGGCAATGCCATGAACATGGGCGTCACCCTTGCGGTCTACGCCACTATCTGCCGCGAAACCGGCCTTCCCTTCCTCTTTCCCGGTTCAGCCGCACAGTGGATCAGCCTCACAGATATGACCGACGCCCGGCTCCTCGCCCGCCATCTCCTGTGGGCCTGTACCACCCCCGCCGGACGCGATCAGGCCTTCAACGTCGTCAATGGCGACGTCTTCCGCTGGAGTTGGATGTGGTCTCGCCTCGCGGAATGGTTTGGCATCTCGCCCGCCCCTTTCAGTCCTGAGATCACTCCACTCGAGCAGCAGCTCGCCGACGCCGCTCCCCTTTGGCGAAGGATCGCCCAAGCCAACAATCTCCTTGAGCCTGATCTCTCCAAACTCATCTCGCCATGGCACACGGACGCCGACCTCGGTCGACCCATCGAAGTCGTCACCGACATGAGCAAGAGCCGCAAACTCGGCTTCCTCGACTATCAGGCCACCGACGACAGCTTCTTCGACCTCTTCACCACACTTCGCCAACGGCGAATCATTCCATAG
- the purB gene encoding adenylosuccinate lyase: protein MIARYTRPAMGKIWSDENKYRCWLTVEAAASQALAKFGLVPQAAADAIRDKGNFTVARIDEIEAEVRHDVIAFTTTVAEHINNPEHSRWLHYGLTSTDVVDTAQALQLKEASAIIRTGIVALAEVLKRRAIEFQHTPIIGRTHGVHAEPSTFGLKLLLWYAEVQRNLTRFDAAAEDLRVGKLSGAVGTFGHLKPEHEEAICAALGLKPVAIATQVVQRDLHAAYVATLAVLASSLDKIATEVRHLQRTEVREAEEFFSEKQKGSSAMPHKRNPIVSEQISGLARVVRSNAQTAFENVALWHERDISHSSAERVILPDSTILADYLLAKTTNLIDKLLVYPARMLKNLESTGGLIFSGQLLLDLTESGMSREDAYRLVQGHAMNSWKNDLIFRDEVAKVPEITARLSPEKLTRAFDYNRQLANVDAIFARVLGDSN, encoded by the coding sequence ATGATCGCCCGCTACACTCGCCCCGCGATGGGCAAAATCTGGTCTGACGAAAACAAGTACCGCTGCTGGCTCACCGTCGAAGCCGCTGCCTCACAGGCCCTCGCGAAGTTCGGCCTCGTTCCGCAGGCCGCCGCCGACGCCATCCGCGACAAGGGCAACTTCACCGTAGCCCGCATCGACGAGATCGAGGCCGAAGTCCGTCACGACGTCATCGCCTTCACCACCACCGTTGCCGAGCACATCAACAACCCCGAGCATTCCCGCTGGCTGCACTACGGTCTCACCTCCACCGATGTCGTCGACACCGCGCAGGCGCTTCAGCTCAAGGAAGCCTCCGCCATCATCCGCACCGGCATCGTCGCGCTCGCCGAAGTCCTCAAGCGCCGCGCCATTGAGTTCCAGCACACGCCTATCATCGGCCGCACTCACGGCGTCCACGCCGAGCCCTCCACCTTCGGGCTCAAGCTCCTCCTCTGGTACGCCGAAGTCCAGCGCAACCTCACCCGCTTCGACGCCGCCGCCGAAGACCTCCGCGTCGGCAAGCTCTCCGGAGCAGTCGGCACCTTCGGCCATCTCAAGCCCGAGCACGAAGAGGCCATCTGCGCCGCCCTGGGCCTCAAGCCCGTAGCCATCGCAACTCAGGTAGTCCAGCGCGACCTCCACGCCGCCTATGTTGCGACCCTTGCGGTTCTAGCAAGCTCTTTAGACAAGATCGCCACCGAGGTTCGCCACCTGCAGCGCACTGAAGTACGCGAAGCCGAGGAGTTCTTCTCCGAGAAGCAGAAGGGCTCAAGCGCGATGCCGCATAAGCGCAACCCCATCGTCTCCGAACAGATCAGCGGTCTCGCCCGCGTCGTCCGCTCCAACGCGCAGACGGCGTTTGAAAACGTAGCCCTCTGGCACGAGCGCGACATATCTCACTCCTCCGCCGAGCGCGTCATTCTGCCCGATTCCACCATCCTCGCCGACTACCTGCTTGCAAAGACCACGAACCTCATCGACAAGCTGCTCGTGTACCCCGCGCGCATGTTGAAGAACCTCGAATCCACCGGCGGCCTCATCTTCTCGGGTCAACTTCTACTCGACCTCACCGAATCCGGCATGAGCCGCGAAGACGCCTACCGCCTCGTCCAGGGCCATGCCATGAACTCGTGGAAGAACGACCTCATCTTCCGCGACGAAGTAGCCAAAGTCCCCGAGATCACCGCCCGCCTCTCCCCCGAAAAGCTAACCCGCGCCTTCGACTATAATCGCCAGCTAGCTAACGTAGACGCTATCTTTGCCCGCGTGCTGGGGGATTCCAACTAG
- a CDS encoding carboxypeptidase-like regulatory domain-containing protein has protein sequence MASQSAPAPNQTGEAQGTAQVTGVVLDAQGNPVPAASVTLDAPGILGDRTATPASDGTFSFTAVPAGKFRLIVTAPDHANFASPEFFVRPGETIQAPKIALNIATTSSTTVFASPEQVAQAQIQEQEKQRVFGVFQNFYTSYIWKAEPMTAKQKYKLAFRTMGDPTTFVILAGVAGAEQYNNTYPGYGPGIEGYGKRYGAALADSVSSRIIGSAILPSVLHQDPRYFYQGSGSIPSRTWHAISSTLITRGDNGKSQFNYSRVLGNMAAGAIANTYHPESSRGAGLTFQTVGVTLATTAIGNLAREFILRHLEPSVPNFATGK, from the coding sequence ATGGCGAGCCAGTCAGCTCCGGCCCCCAATCAAACCGGCGAAGCGCAGGGTACGGCCCAGGTCACCGGCGTCGTTCTCGATGCGCAAGGCAACCCCGTCCCCGCAGCGAGTGTCACCCTGGACGCGCCCGGCATTCTGGGCGACAGGACGGCGACCCCAGCCAGCGACGGAACTTTCTCTTTTACCGCAGTGCCTGCCGGTAAGTTTCGGCTCATCGTCACAGCGCCCGATCATGCGAACTTTGCCTCTCCGGAGTTTTTCGTGCGACCAGGCGAGACGATCCAGGCCCCGAAAATCGCTCTGAACATCGCCACAACCTCCTCGACGACCGTCTTCGCGTCGCCCGAGCAAGTCGCTCAGGCGCAAATTCAGGAGCAGGAAAAGCAGCGCGTCTTTGGTGTCTTTCAGAATTTTTATACAAGCTACATCTGGAAGGCCGAACCGATGACCGCCAAACAGAAGTACAAGCTGGCGTTCCGCACCATGGGCGATCCCACCACGTTCGTCATCCTCGCAGGAGTGGCGGGTGCGGAGCAGTACAACAACACCTATCCAGGCTATGGCCCCGGAATTGAAGGATACGGAAAGCGCTATGGGGCAGCCCTTGCGGACTCGGTCTCCAGCCGAATCATCGGGAGCGCCATCCTGCCCTCCGTGCTGCATCAGGATCCACGATATTTCTACCAGGGCTCGGGAAGTATCCCCTCGCGAACCTGGCATGCGATCAGTTCCACGCTGATCACCCGCGGAGACAATGGCAAGTCGCAATTTAACTACTCCCGTGTCCTCGGAAATATGGCGGCAGGTGCAATCGCGAACACCTATCATCCGGAGTCGAGCAGAGGGGCGGGACTCACCTTTCAAACCGTCGGCGTAACCTTAGCCACAACCGCTATCGGAAATCTCGCAAGGGAGTTTATCCTGAGACATCTGGAGCCGTCTGTTCCGAACTTCGCCACAGGCAAGTAA
- a CDS encoding DUF3175 domain-containing protein, with amino-acid sequence MTTKKKWSAKVDTDSTHPDEGLFNKSATAIAKALASKEVSPKGPASGMRMLNFYINRAGKNLSQERHAELEKAKEKLSALIEKQKAEAEKQKPRKPHTSAKSATKKVAKKTASKKSSAKLK; translated from the coding sequence ATGACAACGAAGAAAAAGTGGTCGGCGAAGGTAGACACCGACTCAACTCATCCCGACGAAGGCCTCTTCAACAAGAGCGCCACTGCCATCGCCAAGGCCCTCGCATCGAAAGAAGTCTCTCCCAAGGGCCCAGCCTCCGGAATGAGAATGCTGAACTTCTACATCAACCGCGCCGGCAAGAATCTCTCGCAGGAGAGACACGCCGAACTGGAGAAGGCAAAAGAAAAACTCTCCGCCCTGATTGAAAAACAAAAGGCTGAAGCCGAAAAACAAAAGCCACGGAAACCGCATACATCGGCCAAATCTGCTACAAAAAAAGTAGCGAAGAAAACCGCAAGCAAAAAATCCAGCGCAAAATTGAAATAG